A region from the Schistocerca serialis cubense isolate TAMUIC-IGC-003099 chromosome 1, iqSchSeri2.2, whole genome shotgun sequence genome encodes:
- the LOC126454920 gene encoding piggyBac transposable element-derived protein 1-like — MKHFLRGETEEIVNDLNFMASFDDDGDVNETIGIVELPPDSTYPDTAEIGQRESNLVAALKGKSALECFEEFFDELVLNLIVSGSILLFTGYHALPQEKLYWNEDEDSDIRCVRQCMRHNSYLETKCHLHFNDNTHLNRIPPGERDKLFKTHPLMDLLNNNFMTFQVFSDSLSIDEQMWTMCCSQSSFCYHMSVYEGKSKDTNDVSVPGLDGSVVLNMISFLQTPELHKICFDNFCMSFRLIKWLSEMRVWVSGTACMK, encoded by the exons ATGAAGCACTTTCTACGaggtgaaactgaagaaattgtaaatgacCTGAACTTCATGGCTTcttttgatgatgatggtgatgtgaaTGAGACCATTGGCATTGTCGAACTCCCTCCAGATAGC ACCTATCCTGATACAGCAGAAATTGGACAGCGAGAATCTAATTTGGTAGCAGCATTAAAAGGAAAATCTGCTCTTGAGTGCTTCGAAGAATTTTTTGATGAACTGGTACTGAACTTGATTGTCAGTGGAA GCATACTACTCTTCACTGGATACCACGCTCTTCCACAGGAAAAGCTATACTGGAATGAAGATGAAGACTCTGACATAAGGTGTGTACGACAGTGTATGAGACACAACAGCTACCTGGAAACAAAGTGCCACCTTCATTTCAATGATAACACACATCTGAACAGAATCCCACCTGGTGAAAGGGATAAACTTTTTAAAACTCATCCGTTGATggatttactgaataataatttcaTGACATTTCAAGTTTTTTCTGACAGCCTGAGCATTGATGAGCAAATG TGGACCATGTGCTGTTCTCAAAGCAGTTTCTGTTACCACATGTCAGTCTATGAAGGAAAATCGAAGGATACAAATGATGTTTCTGTTCCGGGGCTTGATGGATCAGTAGTGTTGAATATGATTTCTTTTCTGCAGACTCCTGAACTTCACAAAATATGTTTTGATAACTTTTGTATGAGCTTCCGTTTGATAAAATGGCTCTCAGAAATGAGAGTATGGGTATCTGGGACTGCCTGTATGAAGTGA